The following coding sequences are from one Lolium rigidum isolate FL_2022 chromosome 6, APGP_CSIRO_Lrig_0.1, whole genome shotgun sequence window:
- the LOC124660107 gene encoding uncharacterized protein LOC124660107 isoform X2, with product MHPRSRIRGREPPPPSPSGGRYRRRSPPPLAPSPRHHRRARDPPPLPQRRTPERPPPQRRSPERLPPRRLLLDDKPPPPAPPPALLVPAADRRWRADILLEAGRLAAHYLVAQGVLPEHVLHAREDPSPKNTNHTPSPRPEVPAVHAAGYARKRDDEPHPDDDPRWPRRNGAGAGGGDWVRDKREEDDRLARARSGWDRRTQSFDGRRRYNDGGAAGGGAGAGGGGDWGRDKRADGGGDRLADRGGGGRRGNAYDEKRRPAMARSYSQNDRRASNEDRRPSVDRRLDRRRRSRSRSRSRSRSRTRPRNSYGGGRRDSDWRPQNGDLDQGKVPEPTTVATGDGYLDRDDVDHAPSNLKGPRSVVVMKADDSASHEYEEVVVMEVDDGASDEDEEGMVSDDHGEDDGASYEYEEVVESEEDDGASHEDEEMESENHGQDFRGVKDDEAAVAGLNDGVEINARHQPSIVDVHPSEPVEEPVHMQSQLSPVKEDTEAGIARTDVCPIEPVAENSGCSEVRGEMEAPQSELETTLHEEIPQNELEPELPEEIPQNELETGAGDPTKDEEELPAWFGIFDLNVTGAHGTGEMSEIPGDPPEDHVPDSVPDLDGQMSEQAYYDTTETQAQEELADDNHQLEEDSKVLLNQDIGTYGSNENDLSSEQMLIDQGANEHGHGDEQLEDEQNLVNNEEEPLKQDAEEHMDNNHQLEDEQNLVNNEEEPLKQDAEEHMDNNHQMEDEQNLVNNEEEPLEQDAEEHMDNNHQLEDEQNLVNSEEEPLKQDAEEHMDNNHQMEDEQMLVTNEETPLEQDAEEHVDHNRQMENEQMLLNEGTALQVLANHHANGEQVLPDHATDEHPDVNHQTKNEQMLLHHVTGAHDLDHCDLNGEQMIQNLDHCDLNGEQMIQNICADKSAADAGQLKDGQLHLGQAADGQAALHSLENGQTIPVIHLEDDDEEQSDTEEFLDPK from the exons ATGCATCCGAGGTCACGCATTCGCGGACGCGagcccccgccgccgtcgccgtcgggaGGACGATACCGCCGCCGATCTCCACCGCCGCTGGCGCCCTCCCCGAGACACCACCGCCGGGCCCGTGACCCGCCGCCCCTGCCGCAGAGGCGCACTCCAGAACGGCCGCCGCCGCAGAGGCGCAGCCCCGAACGGCTGCCGCCGCGGCGCCTGCTGCTGGACGACAAGCcaccgccgccagcgccgccgcctgcgcTCCTCGTCCCCGCCGCCGACCGCCGCTGGCGGGCTGACATCCTCCTCGAGGCCGGCCGCCTCGCGGCCCACTACCTGGTCGCCCAGGGCGTCCTCCCCGAGCACGTTCTCCACGCCCGGGAAGACCCCAGCCCCAAGAACACCAACCACACCCCAAGCCCTCGCCCGGAGGTCCCCGCTGTCCACGCCGCCGGATACGCCAGGAAGCGGGACGACGAACCGCACCCCGATGACGACCCCAGGTGGCCTCGCCggaacggcgccggcgccggtggagGGGACTGGGTCCGGGACAAGAGGGAGGAAGATGACAGGCTGGCCCGGGCTAGATCCGGCTGGGACAGAAGGACCCAGAGTTTTGACGGGAGACGCAGGTATAACgacggaggagcagcaggaggtggtgctggtgctggtggtggagggGACTGGGGCCGCGACAAGAGGGCCGACGGTGGCGGCGATAGGCTTGctgaccgcggcggcggcggccgccggggcAATGCGTATGACGAAAAGAGGAGGCCCGCCATGGCGCGCTCCTACTCGCAGAACGACCGCAGGGCCTCCAACGAAGATCGTCGGCCCTCTGTGGACCGCAGGCTGGACCGGAGACggaggagccggagccggagccgaagCAGAAGCAGAAGTAGAACCAGGCCCAGAAACTCTTACGGTGGCGGCCGGAGGGATTCAGATTGGCGACCACAAAATGGTGATTTGGATCAGGGCAAGGTGCCGGAGCCTACAACTGTTGCTACCGGTGACGGTTATCTGGACCGTGATGATGTCGACCATGCGCCAAGTAACCTGAAGGGACCTCGCTCGGTGGTGGTCATGAAGGCGGATGATAGTGCCAGCCATGAATATGAAGAGGTGGTGGTTATGGAGGTGGATGACGGTGCCagcgatgaagatgaagaggggaTGGTATCGGATGATCatggtgaagacgatggtgccagcTACGAATATGAAGAGGTGGTGGAATCAGAGGAAGATGATGGTGCCAGCCATGAGGATGAAGAGATGGAATCAGAGAATCATGGTCAAGACTTTCGTGGAGTCAAGGACGATGAGGCTGCTGTTGCTGGTTTGAATGATGGGGTTGAAATAAATGCCAGGCACCAACCATCCATTGTGGATGTTCATCCATCAGAGCCTGTTGAGGAACCGGTGCATATGCAGTCCCAGCTGAGCCCTGTGAAGGAGGACACGGAGGCTGGCATTGCGCGTACGGATGTATGCCCGATTGAACCAGTGGCTGAGAACAGTGGTTGCTCTGAAGTCAGAGGTGAAATGGAGGCTCCACAAAGTGAACTTGAAACTACACTTCATGAGGAGATTCCACAAAATGAACTTGAACCTGAACTTCCAGAGGAGATTCCACAAAATGAACTTGAAACTGGTGCTGGTGACCCAACCAAAGATGAAGAAGAGCTGCCAGCTTGGTTTGGGATTTTTGATCTCAATGTTACTGGAGCTCACGGGACAGGTGAAATGTCTGAGATTCCTGGTGATCCTCCTGAAGATCATGTTCCTGATTCTGTGCCTGATCTAGATGGTCAAATGAGCGAACAAGCATACTATGATACTACAGAAACTCAAGCTCAAGAAGAACTTGCAGATGATAACCACCAGTTGGAGGAGGACAGTAAGGTTCTTCTGAATCAGGATATTGGTACATATGGCTCGAATGAGAACGACCTGAGCAGTGAGCAGATGCTTATAGATCAGGGAGCTAATGAACATGGACATGGTGATGAACAGTTGGAGGATGAGCAAAATCTTGTAAACAATGAAGAAGAACCTCTAAAGCAAG ATGCGGAGGAGCACATGGATAATAATCACCAGTTGGAGGATGAGCAAAATCTTGTAAACAATGAAGAAGAACCTCTAAAGCAAGATGCGGAGGAGCACATGGATAATAATCACCAGATGGAAGATGAGCAAAATCTTGTAAACAATGAAGAAGAACCTCTAGAGCAAGATGCGGAGGAGCACATGGATAATAATCACCAGTTGGAGGATGAGCAAAATCTTGTAAACAGTGAAGAAGAACCTCTAAAGCAAGATGCGGAGGAGCACATGGATAATAATCACCAGATGGAAGATGAGCAAATGCTTGTAACCAATGAGGAAACGCCTCTAGAGCAAGATGCAGAGGAGCACGTGGATCATAATCGCCAAATGGAGAATGAGCAAATGCTTCTAAATGAGGGCACTGCTTTGCAAGTTCTAGCCAATCACCATGCAAATGGTGAGCAGGTTCTACCAGATCACGCTACAGATGAGCATCCTGACGTTAATCACCAGACAAAGAATGAACAAATGCTTCTACATCATGTTACAGGTGCACATGATTTGGATCATTGCGACCTGAATGGTGAACAGATGATTCAAAATTTGGATCATTGCGACCTGAATGGTGAACAGATGATTCAAAATATTTGTGCAGATAAATCTGCAGCAGATGCGGGTCAGTTGAAGGATGGGCAGTTGCATTTAGGTCAGGCTGCCGATGGACAAGCTGCGCTTCACAGTCTGGAAAATGGGCAAACGATCCCTGTAATTCAtctggaagatgatgacgaagaacagTCTGACACAGAAGAGTTCTTAGATCCCAAGTAA
- the LOC124660107 gene encoding uncharacterized protein LOC124660107 isoform X1, with protein sequence MHPRSRIRGREPPPPSPSGGRYRRRSPPPLAPSPRHHRRARDPPPLPQRRTPERPPPQRRSPERLPPRRLLLDDKPPPPAPPPALLVPAADRRWRADILLEAGRLAAHYLVAQGVLPEHVLHAREDPSPKNTNHTPSPRPEVPAVHAAGYARKRDDEPHPDDDPRWPRRNGAGAGGGDWVRDKREEDDRLARARSGWDRRTQSFDGRRRYNDGGAAGGGAGAGGGGDWGRDKRADGGGDRLADRGGGGRRGNAYDEKRRPAMARSYSQNDRRASNEDRRPSVDRRLDRRRRSRSRSRSRSRSRTRPRNSYGGGRRDSDWRPQNGDLDQGKVPEPTTVATGDGYLDRDDVDHAPSNLKGPRSVVVMKADDSASHEYEEVVVMEVDDGASDEDEEGMVSDDHGEDDGASYEYEEVVESEEDDGASHEDEEMESENHGQDFRGVKDDEAAVAGLNDGVEINARHQPSIVDVHPSEPVEEPVHMQSQLSPVKEDTEAGIARTDVCPIEPVAENSGCSEVRGEMEAPQSELETTLHEEIPQNELEPELPEEIPQNELETGAGDPTKDEEELPAWFGIFDLNVTGAHGTGEMSEIPGDPPEDHVPDSVPDLDGQMSEQAYYDTTETQAQEELADDNHQLEEDSKVLLNQDIGTYGSNENDLSSEQMLIDQGANEHGHGDEQLEDEQNLVNNEEEPLKQDVEEHMDNNDQLEDEQNLVNNEEEPLKQDAEEHMDNNHQLEDEQNLVNNEEEPLKQDAEEHMDNNHQMEDEQNLVNNEEEPLEQDAEEHMDNNHQLEDEQNLVNSEEEPLKQDAEEHMDNNHQMEDEQMLVTNEETPLEQDAEEHVDHNRQMENEQMLLNEGTALQVLANHHANGEQVLPDHATDEHPDVNHQTKNEQMLLHHVTGAHDLDHCDLNGEQMIQNLDHCDLNGEQMIQNICADKSAADAGQLKDGQLHLGQAADGQAALHSLENGQTIPVIHLEDDDEEQSDTEEFLDPK encoded by the coding sequence ATGCATCCGAGGTCACGCATTCGCGGACGCGagcccccgccgccgtcgccgtcgggaGGACGATACCGCCGCCGATCTCCACCGCCGCTGGCGCCCTCCCCGAGACACCACCGCCGGGCCCGTGACCCGCCGCCCCTGCCGCAGAGGCGCACTCCAGAACGGCCGCCGCCGCAGAGGCGCAGCCCCGAACGGCTGCCGCCGCGGCGCCTGCTGCTGGACGACAAGCcaccgccgccagcgccgccgcctgcgcTCCTCGTCCCCGCCGCCGACCGCCGCTGGCGGGCTGACATCCTCCTCGAGGCCGGCCGCCTCGCGGCCCACTACCTGGTCGCCCAGGGCGTCCTCCCCGAGCACGTTCTCCACGCCCGGGAAGACCCCAGCCCCAAGAACACCAACCACACCCCAAGCCCTCGCCCGGAGGTCCCCGCTGTCCACGCCGCCGGATACGCCAGGAAGCGGGACGACGAACCGCACCCCGATGACGACCCCAGGTGGCCTCGCCggaacggcgccggcgccggtggagGGGACTGGGTCCGGGACAAGAGGGAGGAAGATGACAGGCTGGCCCGGGCTAGATCCGGCTGGGACAGAAGGACCCAGAGTTTTGACGGGAGACGCAGGTATAACgacggaggagcagcaggaggtggtgctggtgctggtggtggagggGACTGGGGCCGCGACAAGAGGGCCGACGGTGGCGGCGATAGGCTTGctgaccgcggcggcggcggccgccggggcAATGCGTATGACGAAAAGAGGAGGCCCGCCATGGCGCGCTCCTACTCGCAGAACGACCGCAGGGCCTCCAACGAAGATCGTCGGCCCTCTGTGGACCGCAGGCTGGACCGGAGACggaggagccggagccggagccgaagCAGAAGCAGAAGTAGAACCAGGCCCAGAAACTCTTACGGTGGCGGCCGGAGGGATTCAGATTGGCGACCACAAAATGGTGATTTGGATCAGGGCAAGGTGCCGGAGCCTACAACTGTTGCTACCGGTGACGGTTATCTGGACCGTGATGATGTCGACCATGCGCCAAGTAACCTGAAGGGACCTCGCTCGGTGGTGGTCATGAAGGCGGATGATAGTGCCAGCCATGAATATGAAGAGGTGGTGGTTATGGAGGTGGATGACGGTGCCagcgatgaagatgaagaggggaTGGTATCGGATGATCatggtgaagacgatggtgccagcTACGAATATGAAGAGGTGGTGGAATCAGAGGAAGATGATGGTGCCAGCCATGAGGATGAAGAGATGGAATCAGAGAATCATGGTCAAGACTTTCGTGGAGTCAAGGACGATGAGGCTGCTGTTGCTGGTTTGAATGATGGGGTTGAAATAAATGCCAGGCACCAACCATCCATTGTGGATGTTCATCCATCAGAGCCTGTTGAGGAACCGGTGCATATGCAGTCCCAGCTGAGCCCTGTGAAGGAGGACACGGAGGCTGGCATTGCGCGTACGGATGTATGCCCGATTGAACCAGTGGCTGAGAACAGTGGTTGCTCTGAAGTCAGAGGTGAAATGGAGGCTCCACAAAGTGAACTTGAAACTACACTTCATGAGGAGATTCCACAAAATGAACTTGAACCTGAACTTCCAGAGGAGATTCCACAAAATGAACTTGAAACTGGTGCTGGTGACCCAACCAAAGATGAAGAAGAGCTGCCAGCTTGGTTTGGGATTTTTGATCTCAATGTTACTGGAGCTCACGGGACAGGTGAAATGTCTGAGATTCCTGGTGATCCTCCTGAAGATCATGTTCCTGATTCTGTGCCTGATCTAGATGGTCAAATGAGCGAACAAGCATACTATGATACTACAGAAACTCAAGCTCAAGAAGAACTTGCAGATGATAACCACCAGTTGGAGGAGGACAGTAAGGTTCTTCTGAATCAGGATATTGGTACATATGGCTCGAATGAGAACGACCTGAGCAGTGAGCAGATGCTTATAGATCAGGGAGCTAATGAACATGGACATGGTGATGAACAGTTGGAGGATGAGCAAAATCTTGTAAACAATGAAGAAGAACCTCTAAAGCAAGATGTGGAGGAGCACATGGATAATAATGACCAGTTGGAGGATGAGCAAAATCTTGTAAACAATGAAGAAGAACCTCTAAAGCAAGATGCGGAGGAGCACATGGATAATAATCACCAGTTGGAGGATGAGCAAAATCTTGTAAACAATGAAGAAGAACCTCTAAAGCAAGATGCGGAGGAGCACATGGATAATAATCACCAGATGGAAGATGAGCAAAATCTTGTAAACAATGAAGAAGAACCTCTAGAGCAAGATGCGGAGGAGCACATGGATAATAATCACCAGTTGGAGGATGAGCAAAATCTTGTAAACAGTGAAGAAGAACCTCTAAAGCAAGATGCGGAGGAGCACATGGATAATAATCACCAGATGGAAGATGAGCAAATGCTTGTAACCAATGAGGAAACGCCTCTAGAGCAAGATGCAGAGGAGCACGTGGATCATAATCGCCAAATGGAGAATGAGCAAATGCTTCTAAATGAGGGCACTGCTTTGCAAGTTCTAGCCAATCACCATGCAAATGGTGAGCAGGTTCTACCAGATCACGCTACAGATGAGCATCCTGACGTTAATCACCAGACAAAGAATGAACAAATGCTTCTACATCATGTTACAGGTGCACATGATTTGGATCATTGCGACCTGAATGGTGAACAGATGATTCAAAATTTGGATCATTGCGACCTGAATGGTGAACAGATGATTCAAAATATTTGTGCAGATAAATCTGCAGCAGATGCGGGTCAGTTGAAGGATGGGCAGTTGCATTTAGGTCAGGCTGCCGATGGACAAGCTGCGCTTCACAGTCTGGAAAATGGGCAAACGATCCCTGTAATTCAtctggaagatgatgacgaagaacagTCTGACACAGAAGAGTTCTTAGATCCCAAGTAA